In Thunnus thynnus chromosome 4, fThuThy2.1, whole genome shotgun sequence, a genomic segment contains:
- the mfap2 gene encoding microfibrillar-associated protein 2: protein MRVLLLICMPVLLLAQGQYQEQFPFLEDYGPDYFPESPDPVNPESLPGTYQQQVRLEPVVRPEKSESELETEPTEPGPLDCREEQYPCTRLYSVHKPCKQCLNSLCFYSLRRVYVINKEVCVRTVCAHDELLRADLCRDQFSRCGVAALSGQCASLGGSCGKSCGGC from the exons ATGAGAGTCCTCCTACTAATCTGCATGCCAG TTCTGCTGCTCGCTCAGGGCCAGTACCAGGAACAGTTTCCTTTTTTGG AGGACTATGGGCCGGATTACTTTCCAG AGAGTCCAGATCCTGTAAATCCTGAATCTCTTCCTGGAACCTACCAGCAGCAGGTTCGACTCGAGCCGGTTGTCCGTCCAGAAAAATCAG AGTCAGAGTTGGAGACAGAACCCACAGAGCCCGGCCCTCTCG ATTGCAGAGAGGAGCAGTATCCCTGCACCAGACTCTACTCTGTGCACAAGCCATGCAAGCAGTGCCTGAACAGCCTCTGCTTCTACAG tttgcGACGGGTGTACGTCATCAACAAGGAGGTGTGTGTGAggactgtgtgtgcacatgacGAACTGCTCAGAG cggACCTCTGCCGTGATCAGTTCTCCCGCTGTGGCGTCGCAGCACTGAGCGGTCAGTGTGCATCACTAGGAGGAAGCTGCGGAAAGAGCTGTGGTGGCTGCTGA